In Clostridium novyi, one genomic interval encodes:
- a CDS encoding DUF3139 domain-containing protein, translated as MKIFHKKYIFIGIFILLVFNNIVLRYKIFFIGDQREREQILSSTTWKLYKDGYDEKDIKKIKVQYYALKGGTSPYDVLVVFSKEPSRAYLYSWIDVNKKEKGVQPSGDCTSNF; from the coding sequence ATGAAGATATTTCATAAAAAGTATATATTCATTGGAATATTTATTTTATTAGTATTTAATAATATTGTTTTGAGATATAAAATATTTTTTATAGGAGATCAAAGAGAAAGGGAACAAATATTGAGCTCAACCACTTGGAAACTGTATAAAGATGGTTATGATGAAAAAGATATAAAAAAGATTAAAGTACAATATTATGCATTAAAAGGTGGAACTTCACCTTATGATGTATTAGTTGTTTTTAGTAAAGAACCTTCTAGAGCATACTTATATTCTTGGATTGATGTGAACAAAAAGGAAAAAGGAGTTCAGCCTTCAGGGGACTGTACTTCAAACTTTTAA